CGACTTGGACCCTCTCAGTAGACGGAGCCTCCAACGTACGGGGAAGTGGAGCCGGAGTAGTGTTGGAAGGACCAGATGGCgttatgatagaacaatcattacgtttcgccttcaaagccAGCAACAACCAGGCTGAATACGAAGCcttgatagcaggaatgaagttaGCAAAAGACATGGAAGTGAAGGAGTTGAaagccatgagtgattcccaactggtaaccaaccaagtgTCAGGCAAATTTCAGACGAAAGAGCcacagttaatcaaatacgtggagGGAGTGCAAAGTCTTGCTAAACACTTCGACTCGTTCGAATTAGTTTATGTCCCTCGCGAACAAAATatgagagcagatctattgtcaaaactggcgagcacaaaaaaaCCCGGGagccatagaaccgttatccaagaaacGATTAAAACTCCCAGCATCGGCGGAGAAGATTTGATGATGGTGATAGAGGAAGAAGATTGGAGATCGCCTATTATCCGatacctccaaaaggatgaaCTCCCAAAGGAAAGGGAAAATGCGTTCAAGTTGAAAAAgatggcggcatggtattctATGGTAGGAGATAGGCTATATAAAAGGGGATTTGCATCCCCCCTCCTTCTATGCGTTAGTAACGAAGAAGCAAAACACATCATGTCCGAAGTACATGAGGGATCGTGTGGCAGTCATATCGGTTCAAGGGCTTTAGCAGGAAAAATATTAAGAGCAGGATTTTACTGGCCGGATATACACGACgataccgccatgtatgtaagaaactgtgaTAAATGCCAAAGACACGCCAATTTGCATCACGTACCAGGGGAGCCACTAAAGTCAGTATTAGCCCCATGGCCTTTTTTCATGTGGGGTGTGGATATTGTCGGTCCATTTCCAGTTGGCTACAAACAAGCacgatggatcatcgtcgccgtcgattattttacaaaatggattgaagcagaaCCAGTATCTAGTATTTCGGCGGAACAGGTcaaaatcttttattggaaaaaaatcatcttcAGATTCGGTTTGCCTAAGTACATCGTATCCGATAACGGTACACAGTTCGCCAGCGAAAAGGTCGTAGAGTTCTGTCGAAGCAAGggaatcaaaaacacctttatatcgGTGGAGCACccacaagctaacggacaagcagaATCAGCAAATAAGGTAATACTAAGGGCATTGAAAAGGAGGCTAGATAGCAAAGGCGAGGCctgggtagcccacatctcaccCATTCTTTGGTCGTATCATACCACCCCCCAATCCTCGACGGgagaagcgccatttacaatggtctatggttcaGACGCAATGATCCCGGTGGAGATAAATCCTCCcagttggcgcagagaaaccatAACGCAGGAAGAGAACGATAGAGCTTTGGAAGAGAATCTAGACATGATCGAAGAAAGAAGGGAGAGAGCACATTTCagagaattcgccataaagcaaagggCCGCCAGGCGTTATAATTCGAGAGTCAGACAAAGAAGTTTTCAAGAAGGCGATCTAGTGTTGAAAAGACCcatgggaaaggataaaggagggaAGTTCGcggcaaactgggaaggccctTTTCGTGTGCAAGAAGCCTTtgaaggaggagcatatcgtTTAGAGACTATGGAAGGAAGAACCCTCCCCAGGACATGGAACATAGCAAACTTAAAGTTCTACTACAGCTAGTTACGGAGCATCACGCCACTGGTGGAAGAACAAGTAAATTCATGCCTTTTCAGCACTATTTTAATGATGTATAAGAACcattttcattaataaataaaaacgggagaagttattatacataagtgtaatccttatgcatggtacataagtcaataacatccattagattaagcatccacatgtaataatcctagccaatctcaactcacacactcacacctaatctcacaccccccaaatttctcacgtaccccccaaattactcgcgcacccccaaatttctcatgcaccccccaatttctcgcgcacccccaaatttctagcgcactccccaaaatttttcacgcaccccctagatgacttgtgcgcccaatttttttttaaccccccatatttcaagcctaaaccattttgctgtgggaatggtttcaaaaatatacactccaaaaccattaagtgcataagatggttttgaagtacaacctataattagaatcataattgtttttttttggtacaattataatcattatttaaaaccagttaaatggtttcagatagttatacactaaaaccatttgtattgtaaaatggttttatgtgtgtttttatggtttcaaaaattctggaaaccattatgctggttaaatggtttcagatagttatacactgaaaccatttgtattgtaaaatggttttatgtgtgtttttatggttttaaaaattctggaaaccattatgttggttaaatggtttcagatagttatacactgaaaccatttgtattgtaaaatggttttatgtgtgtttatatggttttaaaaattctggaaaccattatgttggttaaatggtttcaaatcacaattattgtttgtattctaattatagggttgtactctaaaaccatcttatacacttaatggttttggagtgcatatctctgaaaccattcccacaacaaaatggtttaggctagaaatgtggaggggaccaaaaaaataaaattggggggcaaaagtcatattgggggtgtgcgagaaattttgggggtgcatgagaaatttgggggtgcacaagtaatttggggggtgcatgagaaatttgggggtgtgctaataatttggggggtgcacaagtaatttggggggtgcactaagtaacttatgcatggtgcataaggatagcttatgtataataaccaatcccaATAAAAACAgtgagacactcttttccctTGTGCAAACTagggtttttatcgaggctcattgaatttcaaaattttagtagCTTTATTATATTACACATGTTCTCTTACACAGTTAAAACATTTACGTCAATCAAGGTCAACATGATCAAATTATGAGCCctgaataaaaaaagaaattaaatcaaggttgaaaggccctggcgtcacccgtaggagacgtcaaaaacagaaataaaacaaggttgaaaggccttggcgtcacccgtagggggcgtcagaaacagaaattaaatcagggttgagaggccttggcgtcacccgtagggggcgtcagaaacagaaattaaatcagggttgagaggccttggcgtcacccgtaacagaaattaaatcagggttgagaggccttggcgtcacccgtagggggcgtcagaaacagaaattaaatcagggttgagaggccttggcgtcacccgtagggggcgtcagaaacagaaattaagtcagggttgagaggccttggcgtcacccgtagggggcgtcagaaacagaaattaaatcagggttgagaggccttggcgtcacccgtagggggcgtcagaaacagaaattaaatcagggttgagaggccttggcgtcacccgtagggggcgtcagaaacagaaattaaatcagggttgagaggccttggcgtcacccgtagggggcgtcagaaacagaaattaaatcagggttgagaggccttagcgtcacccgtagggggcgtcagaaacagaaattaaatcagggttgagaggccttggcgtcacccgtagggggcgtcaaaaacagaaagtACACAGTGAAGAAAGGCAAGATTATCAACAAAAGGAAAAACTTGCACACCACTCAAAACAAGGCGACATATCGCCATACCAGCTACAAACAACAGGTATAAATTTATTCTCAAACAGCTCACAATtatgttaaaatgtcaaagacaTCACAGGTGTAAGGGTAAAAGTGTCCGAAGCAAGAACGATAGGAGGCGTTATCTAAAAGCGTAATAATCCATAAAGTTATGAAGAGAAGAAATCAGGCgaataaagaaatttataaaggaCCCAGCAAAGGGCAAattgttcaaagccacaaaagggcatacaaaatagttacaaaaaagccacagaagggcaaGAACAAAAGTCATTACAACAAAGGGAAAAGAAGTCATTCACTGAGGAGGAACGTAAGGAACGAGTTTGCCGTCAACAATCTGATTCATTGCATCAGCTTCGCCAAGGCGCTTAGCATCGAGATCTGGGAAAAGAAGCTTGACCTGTTCAATGGCAAAAGAAAAGCCTTCGTCATATTGGCTGGCGGCATAGAGCTGAAGCTCTGTGACATCACTCTCCAACCTAGCCTTTTGCTCGCCCAA
This portion of the Trifolium pratense cultivar HEN17-A07 linkage group LG3, ARS_RC_1.1, whole genome shotgun sequence genome encodes:
- the LOC123914856 gene encoding uncharacterized protein LOC123914856, giving the protein MVKKANGKWRMCVDFTDLNKACPKDPYPLPNIDRLIDGASGCKMLSFMDAYSGYNQIKMNPIDACHTAFMSNTCNYFYNVMPFGLKNAGATYQRLMDRVFSEQIGKNLEVYIDDMVVKTPEGKRHDEDLLDILGSVRKYNMRLNPAKCSFGVQAGKFLGFMLTSRGIEANPEKCRAIIEMRSPTSVKEVQTLTGRIAALSRFLSCAGEKGFHFFASLRKNERFSWTPECEEAFRQLKEFLASPPILTRPLPGNTLYLYLAVSDRALSSALVQEVEGEEKPIYFVSRTLRGAETRYQRIERLSLAVVVTARKLRQYFQSHKIVVRTDYPIKNVLRKPDLAGRMVAWSVELSEFDITFSPRGAIKSQRLTDFVLEMSTPPTTEKATTWTLSVDGASNVRGSGAGVVLEGPDGVMIEQSLRFAFKASNNQAEYEALIAGMKLAKDMEVKELKAMSDSQLVTNQVSGKFQTKEPQLIKYVEGVQSLAKHFDSFELVYVPREQNMRADLLSKLASTKKPGSHRTVIQETIKTPSIGGEDLMMVIEEEDWRSPIIRYLQKDELPKERENAFKLKKMAAWYSMVGDRLYKRGFASPLLLCVSNEEAKHIMSEVHEGSCGSHIGSRALAGKILRAGFYWPDIHDDTAIFGLPKYIVSDNGTQFASEKVVEFCRSKGIKNTFISVEHPQANGQAESANKVILRALKRRLDSKGEAWVAHISPILWSYHTTPQSSTGEAPFTMVYGSDAMIPVEINPPSWRRETITQEENDRALEENLDMIEERRERAHFREFAIKQRAARRYNSRVRQRSFQEGDLVLKRPMGKDKGGKFAANWEGPFRVQEAFEGGAYRLETMEGRTLPRTWNIANLKFYYS